A genomic window from Bdellovibrio sp. SKB1291214 includes:
- the rplB gene encoding 50S ribosomal protein L2: MGIKTFAPRSHGRRGMTGFDFKEITKTTPEKSLLAPLKKQAARNNHGQITIRHQGGGHKRKYRLVDFKRMKLEVPAKVAAIEYDPNRTCRIALLNYVDGQKAYIIAPVGLNVGDTVLSSDKADIKPGNSLSLSAIPVGTVIHNIELRPGKGGQICRGAGASATLAGKGDMYCQVRMPSGELKQVLSVCRASIGQVGNTDNENINLGKAGRSRWRGIRPSVRGMHMNPVDHPLGGGEGVGKGHHPVTPWGQPCKGYKTRHNKRTDSSIIKRRK, encoded by the coding sequence ATGGGTATCAAGACGTTCGCCCCGCGCTCTCATGGTCGTAGAGGAATGACTGGTTTCGATTTTAAAGAAATCACAAAGACAACTCCAGAGAAGTCTTTGCTTGCTCCTCTAAAGAAACAAGCAGCTCGTAACAATCACGGTCAAATTACTATTCGTCACCAAGGTGGCGGTCATAAACGTAAATACCGTTTGGTTGATTTCAAACGTATGAAACTAGAAGTGCCAGCGAAAGTTGCTGCGATCGAATACGATCCGAACAGAACTTGCCGTATCGCTCTTCTTAACTATGTAGACGGTCAGAAAGCATACATCATCGCGCCAGTTGGCTTGAATGTAGGCGACACTGTACTTTCTTCAGACAAAGCCGACATCAAACCAGGTAACTCTTTGTCTTTGTCCGCTATCCCTGTTGGTACAGTAATTCACAATATCGAATTGCGCCCAGGTAAAGGTGGTCAAATTTGCAGAGGTGCAGGTGCGAGCGCGACTTTGGCTGGTAAAGGTGATATGTACTGCCAAGTACGTATGCCATCTGGTGAGTTGAAGCAGGTTCTTTCAGTATGCCGCGCTTCAATCGGTCAAGTTGGTAACACTGATAACGAAAACATTAATCTGGGTAAAGCTGGTCGCTCTCGTTGGAGAGGTATCCGTCCTTCAGTTCGTGGTATGCACATGAATCCAGTAGACCATCCATTGGGTGGTGGTGAAGGTGTGGGTAAAGGTCATCATCCTGTAACTCCATGGGGTCAACCATGTAAAGGTTACAAGACAAGACATAACAAGAGAACTGACTCTTCAATCATCAAGAGACGTAAGTAG
- the rplW gene encoding 50S ribosomal protein L23, with amino-acid sequence MKQVIKTPLITEKNTYHNAAGVYVFEVDMKSTKTEVKAAVEKNFKVKVDSVRTSVCRGHSKNTKFGATKVPYWKKAYVKLVEGEKIALFEGV; translated from the coding sequence ATGAAACAAGTAATTAAAACTCCACTAATCACGGAGAAAAACACATACCACAACGCAGCTGGCGTTTACGTGTTCGAAGTAGATATGAAATCTACTAAAACAGAAGTAAAAGCAGCAGTAGAAAAGAACTTCAAAGTTAAAGTAGACAGCGTTAGAACTAGCGTTTGCCGCGGTCACTCTAAAAACACGAAGTTTGGTGCAACTAAGGTCCCTTACTGGAAAAAAGCTTACGTTAAGCTTGTTGAAGGTGAGAAGATCGCTCTTTTTGAGGGAGTATAG
- the rpsG gene encoding 30S ribosomal protein S7, with protein MSRRKKTFKREIIPDPVFKDLTIAKFVNKMMIQGKKATAQKLFYGALAELEGKIQGEEPIAIFKKALENVKPSIEVRSRRVGGATYQVPIDVRPSRRLALAMRWLVEYSRERGEKDHAKRLAGEFIDAYNNRGNSIKKKDDVHRMAEANKAFSHYNW; from the coding sequence ATGTCACGTCGTAAAAAGACCTTTAAAAGAGAAATCATTCCTGATCCAGTTTTCAAGGATCTAACTATCGCTAAGTTCGTCAATAAAATGATGATCCAAGGTAAGAAAGCTACTGCACAGAAGCTTTTCTACGGAGCGTTGGCTGAACTTGAAGGCAAAATTCAAGGTGAAGAACCTATCGCTATTTTCAAAAAAGCTCTTGAGAACGTAAAGCCTTCTATCGAAGTTCGTTCTCGCCGTGTAGGTGGAGCTACTTACCAAGTTCCTATCGATGTTCGTCCATCTCGTCGTCTAGCTTTGGCTATGCGTTGGTTGGTAGAATACTCTCGTGAACGTGGTGAAAAAGACCATGCTAAGCGTTTGGCTGGCGAATTCATCGATGCTTACAACAATAGAGGTAACTCTATTAAGAAGAAAGATGACGTTCACCGTATGGCTGAAGCAAATAAGGCTTTCTCTCACTACAATTGGTAA
- the rplP gene encoding 50S ribosomal protein L16, with product MLSPKRVKWRKQFVGRATGFAYRGSNLDFGDFGLQAVEEGRLTARQLEAGRIAISRSVKRGGKIWCRVFPNTPVTKKPAETRMGSGKGNPELWVARVLPGKVLFEMNGVTREQAKEAFERAAHKLPFKTRFLVRE from the coding sequence GTGTTAAGTCCTAAAAGAGTAAAATGGCGTAAACAATTTGTAGGCCGCGCAACTGGTTTTGCGTACAGAGGTTCTAACCTTGATTTTGGAGATTTCGGTCTTCAAGCAGTTGAGGAAGGACGTCTTACAGCACGTCAGTTGGAAGCAGGTCGTATTGCTATCTCCCGTTCAGTTAAGCGTGGTGGTAAAATCTGGTGCCGTGTATTCCCAAATACACCGGTAACAAAAAAACCAGCTGAAACTCGTATGGGTAGCGGTAAAGGTAACCCGGAGCTATGGGTAGCCCGTGTTCTTCCTGGAAAAGTTCTTTTCGAAATGAACGGTGTGACTCGTGAACAAGCTAAAGAGGCTTTCGAACGCGCAGCTCACAAACTTCCTTTCAAAACTCGTTTCTTGGTTAGGGAGTAG
- the rplN gene encoding 50S ribosomal protein L14, translating to MIQMQTRLNVADNSGAKEVMCVKVLGGSKRRVASIGDVIVVSIKEALPNAKVKKGDVAKAVVVRTVQKLRRPDGSYIRFDDNSAVLINANKEPIGTRIFGPVARELRAKSFVKIVSLAPEVL from the coding sequence ATGATTCAAATGCAAACTAGACTAAATGTAGCTGATAACTCTGGCGCAAAAGAAGTTATGTGCGTAAAGGTTCTTGGTGGTTCTAAACGTCGTGTAGCATCTATCGGTGATGTTATCGTTGTTTCTATCAAAGAAGCTTTGCCAAACGCTAAAGTTAAAAAAGGTGACGTTGCTAAAGCAGTAGTAGTTAGAACTGTTCAAAAACTTCGTCGTCCAGACGGTTCTTATATCCGTTTCGATGATAACTCTGCAGTTTTGATCAACGCCAATAAAGAACCAATTGGAACTCGTATCTTTGGCCCAGTTGCCAGAGAGTTGAGAGCGAAGTCGTTCGTTAAGATCGTATCTTTGGCTCCGGAAGTTCTGTAA
- the rpsS gene encoding 30S ribosomal protein S19, which translates to MARSIKKGPFVDLHLQKKVDHAIEKNDKKVIKTWSRRSTILPEAIGLTFAVHNGRKFVPVYITENMIGHKLGEFAPTRTFQGHAEKKAAAPAAAKK; encoded by the coding sequence GTGGCACGCTCGATTAAAAAAGGTCCATTTGTTGATCTTCACCTTCAAAAGAAGGTCGACCACGCAATCGAAAAAAACGACAAGAAAGTTATCAAAACTTGGTCTCGTCGTTCAACAATTCTTCCAGAAGCTATCGGACTTACGTTCGCGGTTCACAATGGTAGAAAGTTCGTTCCAGTGTACATCACTGAGAACATGATCGGTCACAAACTAGGTGAGTTTGCTCCGACAAGAACTTTCCAAGGCCACGCTGAGAAGAAAGCTGCAGCTCCAGCTGCTGCTAAGAAGTAG
- the rpsC gene encoding 30S ribosomal protein S3 yields MGQKVHPIGLRVGVIRTWDSRWYAKGNQYFENLHEDIRLRKYLKGKLKHAGVAKIEMERAAKKIKIIISTARPGVVIGKKGTGIDALKAEVQKLTPNEVFLSIQEVRKPDLDAQLVAESIAQQLEKRISWRRALKKSIAAAIKGGVRGIKIRVSGRLDGAEIARSEWYNEKSVPLHTLRADIDYGTAEALTAYGIIGLKVWIYKGDILSAREVEEAGRVKS; encoded by the coding sequence GTGGGACAAAAGGTTCATCCAATTGGTTTACGCGTTGGTGTTATTAGAACTTGGGACTCTCGCTGGTATGCGAAGGGTAACCAATATTTCGAAAATCTACATGAAGACATCCGCTTGAGAAAATACCTAAAAGGTAAACTTAAGCATGCTGGTGTAGCTAAAATCGAAATGGAACGTGCAGCGAAGAAGATCAAAATCATCATCTCTACTGCTCGCCCAGGTGTTGTTATTGGTAAAAAAGGTACTGGTATTGACGCTCTTAAAGCGGAAGTTCAAAAACTTACACCCAACGAAGTTTTCTTGAGCATCCAAGAAGTGCGCAAACCAGACCTCGATGCTCAGCTCGTTGCTGAGAGCATTGCTCAACAACTTGAGAAACGTATCTCTTGGAGAAGAGCTCTTAAAAAATCTATTGCAGCTGCGATCAAAGGCGGCGTGAGAGGTATCAAGATCCGTGTTTCTGGTCGTCTTGATGGTGCAGAGATTGCTCGTTCAGAGTGGTACAATGAGAAGAGTGTTCCTCTTCATACATTGCGTGCAGATATCGACTACGGTACTGCTGAAGCTCTAACTGCATACGGTATCATCGGATTGAAAGTATGGATCTATAAAGGCGATATCTTATCTGCTCGCGAAGTTGAGGAGGCAGGTCGTGTTAAGTCCTAA
- the rplC gene encoding 50S ribosomal protein L3: MSETTENTQTSTGLKLDGLFAFKEGMATIYNEQGEAVPVTVLRYEPWFVSQIKTNEADGYEAIQVACEPKKAKNSNKAEQGHLKGAGFENGARFVKEIRQAIPEGLTVGAQVSIDSLAKGDTVKMTAKSKGKGFAGVMKRWNFAGGPGSHGSKFHRRPGSSGNRTWPGRVMPGKKFPGHLGNETVTVKNVEIVEIIHAENVVLVKGPVPGAKNTLVKLVRV, translated from the coding sequence GTGAGCGAAACTACAGAAAACACACAAACGTCAACAGGCCTAAAACTTGATGGCTTGTTCGCATTCAAAGAAGGTATGGCTACCATCTACAATGAACAAGGTGAAGCCGTTCCTGTTACAGTTCTTCGTTATGAGCCTTGGTTTGTTTCTCAAATCAAAACTAACGAAGCTGATGGTTACGAAGCTATCCAAGTAGCTTGCGAACCTAAAAAAGCTAAAAATTCAAACAAAGCTGAACAAGGCCACCTTAAAGGTGCTGGCTTCGAAAATGGCGCGCGTTTCGTAAAAGAAATTCGTCAAGCTATTCCAGAAGGTCTTACAGTAGGCGCCCAAGTATCTATCGACTCTTTGGCTAAAGGTGACACTGTTAAAATGACAGCGAAATCTAAAGGTAAAGGTTTCGCGGGCGTTATGAAGCGTTGGAACTTCGCCGGTGGACCTGGTTCACACGGTTCTAAATTCCACCGTCGTCCGGGTTCATCTGGTAACAGAACATGGCCAGGCCGTGTAATGCCAGGTAAGAAATTCCCAGGTCATCTTGGTAACGAAACAGTAACTGTTAAGAACGTTGAAATCGTAGAGATCATCCACGCTGAAAACGTTGTTTTGGTTAAGGGTCCAGTTCCAGGTGCGAAAAACACTTTGGTGAAATTGGTGAGAGTGTAA
- the fusA gene encoding elongation factor G, whose product MSAKDPKVVADLKYTRNIGIMAHIDAGKTTTTERILYYTGKSHKIGEVHDGQATMDWMVQEQERGITITSAATMAFWKDHRINIIDTPGHVDFTIEVERSLRVLDGAVAVFDGVNGVEPQSETVWKQADKYKVPRICFINKMDRVGADFVMSYGTIKDRLQANPIPVQVPIGMEDSFRGVVDLLENRAYIWTTSGMGDNFEVTDVPNDMKEEINRFRTEVVEKIVEFDDVLLEKYLNGEEVTVPELKAALRKGTLELKAFPVFCGAAFKNKGIQPLLDGVIDYLPSPIEVPDIVGHDPERPEKEIVCKTDFDAHVAALAFKIANDPFAGTLTYIRVYSGEVKVGDQLLNPRTQKKERIQKLVKMHANSREEVGGLKAGDIGAVIGLKFTGTGDTLCETSHAVVLESITFPEPVIAVAIEAKSSADQEKMLAGLDKLQKEDPSCKLRNDPETGQILLSGMGELHLDILVDRLLREHKVQANVGKPQVSYRETITSAGSASHVYEREIAGDMNFASVTLTIEPISQADHIQFVSKVSTSKEFTPTMLKAVEMGFREAAEVGPLASYSMLGIKGTLTAVEARPETSTEMAFKAATSLAFRDAVKNAQVELMEPIFKLEVTCPDEFVGNIVGDLNSRRGKILTMNVKPGGGQVIFAEAPLATLFGYATDVRSLSQGRASFSMEFLEYAVVPAKVKTEILHKMGRY is encoded by the coding sequence ATGTCAGCTAAAGATCCTAAAGTTGTAGCTGATCTCAAGTATACTCGTAATATCGGCATCATGGCTCACATTGATGCCGGTAAAACGACGACCACCGAGCGCATTCTTTACTACACTGGAAAAAGTCATAAAATTGGTGAAGTTCACGACGGCCAGGCCACTATGGACTGGATGGTTCAAGAACAAGAGCGTGGTATTACTATCACGTCTGCTGCCACTATGGCGTTCTGGAAAGACCACCGTATTAATATCATCGATACTCCAGGGCACGTTGACTTCACTATTGAAGTTGAGCGTTCTTTGCGCGTTCTTGACGGTGCTGTAGCTGTATTCGACGGCGTTAACGGTGTTGAGCCTCAGTCTGAAACTGTTTGGAAGCAAGCTGACAAGTATAAAGTCCCAAGAATTTGCTTTATCAATAAAATGGACCGCGTGGGCGCTGATTTTGTGATGTCTTACGGGACAATCAAAGATCGTCTTCAAGCGAATCCAATCCCTGTTCAAGTTCCAATCGGCATGGAAGATTCCTTCCGTGGTGTTGTCGATTTGTTGGAAAATCGCGCTTACATTTGGACGACATCCGGGATGGGCGACAATTTCGAAGTTACCGATGTTCCTAACGACATGAAGGAAGAAATCAATCGCTTCCGCACAGAAGTCGTTGAGAAGATCGTTGAGTTTGACGATGTTCTTCTTGAGAAATATCTCAATGGAGAAGAGGTGACTGTGCCAGAGCTAAAAGCAGCTCTTCGTAAAGGCACTCTAGAGCTTAAAGCGTTCCCAGTGTTCTGTGGGGCTGCTTTCAAAAACAAAGGTATTCAACCTTTGCTTGATGGTGTGATTGATTATCTTCCATCTCCTATCGAAGTTCCGGATATCGTGGGGCACGATCCAGAACGTCCTGAAAAAGAAATCGTATGTAAAACTGATTTCGACGCTCATGTGGCGGCGCTGGCATTCAAAATTGCCAATGATCCTTTCGCGGGGACTTTGACTTACATCCGCGTTTATTCAGGCGAGGTCAAAGTCGGCGATCAGCTTTTGAATCCTCGTACTCAAAAGAAAGAGCGTATTCAAAAGCTCGTAAAAATGCATGCGAACTCCCGCGAGGAAGTTGGCGGTCTTAAAGCGGGGGATATCGGTGCCGTTATCGGTCTGAAATTCACGGGGACCGGCGATACCCTGTGTGAGACGTCTCATGCTGTTGTTCTTGAATCTATTACTTTCCCAGAGCCTGTTATCGCCGTGGCGATCGAAGCTAAATCTTCTGCTGATCAAGAGAAGATGCTGGCAGGCTTGGATAAGCTTCAAAAAGAAGACCCTTCTTGTAAGCTAAGAAATGACCCAGAAACTGGTCAAATCTTGCTATCAGGTATGGGGGAGCTTCATTTGGATATCTTGGTGGACCGTCTACTTCGTGAGCACAAGGTGCAAGCGAATGTTGGTAAGCCACAGGTTTCATACCGCGAAACCATTACGTCTGCGGGGTCCGCATCTCATGTTTATGAGCGTGAAATCGCTGGCGATATGAACTTCGCATCCGTTACCTTGACGATTGAGCCGATCTCTCAAGCAGATCACATTCAATTTGTTAGCAAGGTATCCACGTCTAAAGAGTTTACACCGACGATGCTAAAAGCAGTTGAAATGGGCTTCCGTGAAGCTGCTGAAGTTGGTCCGTTGGCAAGCTATTCTATGCTCGGTATTAAGGGGACTTTAACAGCTGTTGAAGCTCGCCCAGAAACGTCTACGGAAATGGCCTTCAAAGCGGCTACTTCCCTGGCTTTCAGAGATGCCGTTAAAAATGCTCAAGTTGAGCTTATGGAGCCAATCTTTAAGCTTGAGGTGACTTGCCCTGATGAATTCGTGGGCAATATCGTGGGCGACTTGAACTCGCGTCGTGGAAAAATTCTCACGATGAACGTGAAGCCAGGGGGCGGGCAGGTTATCTTTGCCGAGGCTCCATTGGCCACTCTATTTGGTTATGCGACGGATGTGCGCAGTTTGAGCCAGGGTAGAGCAAGTTTCAGCATGGAATTCTTAGAATACGCTGTGGTCCCTGCAAAGGTGAAAACGGAAATTCTACATAAAATGGGAAGATATTAA
- the rplE gene encoding 50S ribosomal protein L5, translated as MNRLKAKYNKEIAPALKKQLGVENVMQVPRLEKITLSVCLSEAVQNPKILNTVVDEITAISGQKAVITKAKKAISNFKLRAGIPLGVRVTLRKERMWSFLDRLNTLALPRVRDFRGLPNKGFDGRGNYNMGLKEQIVFPEINFDKVDKTRGMNITICTTAKNDTEGRALLEALGMPFRK; from the coding sequence ATGAATCGCTTAAAAGCTAAATACAATAAAGAGATCGCTCCTGCTCTTAAAAAACAATTGGGAGTTGAAAATGTAATGCAAGTTCCTCGCTTGGAGAAAATCACTCTTAGCGTGTGCTTGAGCGAAGCAGTTCAAAATCCAAAAATTTTGAACACTGTTGTTGACGAGATCACTGCGATCTCTGGTCAAAAAGCCGTTATCACTAAAGCTAAAAAAGCTATCTCTAACTTCAAATTGCGTGCTGGCATCCCATTGGGTGTTCGCGTAACTTTGAGAAAAGAGAGAATGTGGTCATTCCTTGATCGTCTAAACACATTGGCACTACCTCGCGTACGTGACTTCCGTGGTTTGCCGAACAAAGGTTTTGACGGCCGTGGTAACTACAACATGGGTCTTAAGGAACAAATCGTGTTCCCTGAGATCAACTTCGATAAAGTTGATAAAACTCGTGGTATGAACATCACAATCTGTACAACAGCTAAAAACGATACTGAAGGCAGAGCGCTTCTTGAAGCACTTGGCATGCCTTTCAGAAAGTAG
- the rpsN gene encoding 30S ribosomal protein S14, which translates to MARKSSIVKNNKRKAIAKRYTEYRTELRNKAVDMKLSDDERAEARKKLQSLPQKTNINRVITRCELSGRPRGNYRKFGLSRIAFRQLALDGKLPGVTKASW; encoded by the coding sequence ATGGCACGTAAATCAAGTATTGTTAAAAACAATAAAAGAAAAGCAATTGCTAAGCGCTACACTGAATACAGAACAGAGCTTAGAAATAAAGCCGTTGACATGAAACTTTCTGATGACGAAAGAGCTGAAGCTCGTAAAAAGCTTCAATCTCTTCCGCAAAAGACAAACATCAACCGTGTTATTACACGTTGTGAACTTTCTGGTCGCCCTCGTGGTAACTACAGAAAATTCGGTTTGTCTCGTATCGCCTTCAGACAACTTGCGCTTGATGGTAAATTGCCTGGCGTAACGAAAGCTAGCTGGTAA
- the rpsQ gene encoding 30S ribosomal protein S17, whose amino-acid sequence MTTETNTRGRKIEVVGEVISDKMDKTISVLIYRMVKHAKYGKYVKKTSVFKAHDEKNQAKIGDIVKIRETRPLSKTKRWALSEVVETAKA is encoded by the coding sequence ATGACAACTGAAACAAATACTCGTGGTCGTAAAATCGAAGTAGTTGGTGAGGTTATCAGCGACAAGATGGATAAAACTATCTCTGTCCTAATCTACCGCATGGTTAAACACGCTAAATACGGTAAGTACGTTAAGAAAACTTCTGTGTTCAAAGCTCATGACGAAAAAAACCAAGCTAAAATTGGTGATATCGTTAAGATCCGTGAGACACGTCCTCTTAGCAAAACTAAACGTTGGGCTCTTTCTGAAGTCGTAGAGACGGCGAAAGCGTAG
- the rplF gene encoding 50S ribosomal protein L6, with product MSRIGKAPVIFDNTVKVDVTPANEVVIKGAKSSLKIGMQPQVTAKVDGNKVVLTRKDDSKEARALHGLYRALVQNAVTGVTKGFTKGLELQGVGYRANVAGKKLELSLGFSHPVIFDIPEGIEIKVEKQTALSITGASRELVGQVAAKIRSFRPPEPYLGKGVRYAGEHIRRKAGKSAGK from the coding sequence ATGTCTCGTATTGGTAAAGCACCCGTTATTTTTGATAACACAGTAAAAGTAGATGTTACACCTGCTAACGAAGTAGTAATTAAAGGCGCTAAATCTTCATTGAAGATTGGTATGCAACCTCAAGTTACTGCTAAAGTTGATGGCAATAAAGTAGTGTTGACTCGTAAAGATGACTCTAAAGAAGCTCGTGCATTGCACGGCCTTTACAGAGCTTTGGTTCAAAACGCAGTAACTGGCGTTACTAAAGGCTTCACTAAAGGTCTTGAGCTTCAAGGTGTCGGATACCGTGCAAACGTTGCAGGGAAAAAATTGGAGCTTTCTTTGGGCTTCTCTCATCCTGTAATCTTCGACATTCCAGAAGGCATCGAAATTAAAGTTGAAAAACAAACAGCACTTTCAATCACTGGCGCGAGCAGAGAACTTGTTGGTCAAGTAGCTGCTAAAATCCGTTCGTTCCGTCCACCAGAGCCATACTTGGGTAAAGGTGTTCGTTACGCTGGTGAGCATATCCGTCGTAAAGCCGGTAAGTCTGCTGGTAAATAG
- the rpsL gene encoding 30S ribosomal protein S12: MPTINQLIKSERKVQKNQTKSPALVSCPQRRGVCTRVYTTTPKKPNSALRKVAKVRLSNGFEVISYIPGIGHNLQEHSVVLIRGGRVKDLPGVRYHIVRGVLDLQGVNGRLRSRSKYGTKRPKK, encoded by the coding sequence GTGCCTACAATTAACCAGCTCATCAAAAGTGAGCGTAAAGTTCAAAAAAACCAAACTAAATCACCTGCTTTGGTGTCATGCCCTCAGCGTCGTGGTGTTTGTACTCGTGTTTATACAACAACTCCAAAGAAGCCGAACTCCGCTCTACGTAAAGTAGCAAAAGTCCGTCTATCTAACGGTTTTGAAGTTATCTCTTACATCCCAGGTATCGGTCACAATCTTCAAGAGCACAGCGTTGTCTTGATTCGTGGCGGCCGTGTTAAAGACTTGCCGGGTGTTCGTTACCACATCGTTCGCGGTGTTCTAGATCTTCAAGGTGTTAACGGTCGCCTACGCAGCCGTTCTAAATACGGTACTAAGAGACCTAAGAAATAA
- the rpsJ gene encoding 30S ribosomal protein S10: MQSQKIRIRLKAFDHKLLDQSTKEIVETARRTGAKVAGPIPLPTRINRYTVLRSPHVDKKSREQFEVRTHKRMLDILEPTQQTVDQLMKLDLSAGVDVEIKLSAV, translated from the coding sequence ATGCAAAGTCAGAAGATTAGAATCAGATTGAAGGCATTCGATCATAAATTGCTTGATCAGTCGACGAAAGAAATCGTTGAGACTGCTCGTCGCACAGGCGCAAAAGTTGCGGGTCCAATTCCCTTGCCTACTCGCATCAACCGCTACACAGTACTTCGTTCTCCGCACGTAGATAAAAAATCTCGTGAACAATTCGAAGTAAGAACTCACAAGCGTATGCTTGATATCCTTGAACCTACTCAACAAACAGTAGATCAACTTATGAAGTTGGATCTTTCTGCTGGTGTTGACGTCGAAATCAAACTATCAGCGGTTTAG
- the rplV gene encoding 50S ribosomal protein L22: MEVKASLKYARVGAQKARLVADLVRGKDVNEAVKTLTFLNKKTAGMVKKLIESAVANAEYKKVMDIDNLVVKAIWVDQGPVLKRFRPRAQGRAFGVRKKTSHINVVLEEK, from the coding sequence ATGGAAGTTAAAGCTAGTCTAAAATACGCAAGAGTAGGTGCTCAAAAGGCAAGACTTGTTGCAGACCTAGTTCGCGGTAAAGACGTGAATGAAGCTGTTAAAACTCTTACTTTCTTGAACAAAAAAACTGCAGGTATGGTAAAGAAACTTATCGAATCTGCTGTTGCTAACGCTGAATACAAAAAAGTTATGGACATTGATAACTTGGTTGTTAAAGCCATCTGGGTTGATCAAGGTCCAGTTCTTAAGAGATTCCGTCCACGCGCTCAAGGCCGTGCTTTCGGTGTTCGTAAGAAAACAAGCCACATCAACGTAGTACTTGAGGAGAAATAA
- the rplD gene encoding 50S ribosomal protein L4 — MATVNVLNWKKEKVGSIDLAADVFETPIKKEVLHTVVQWQLASRRQGTHMTKTKGLVSGGGKKPFKQKGTGGARQGSSRSILMPGGGTAFGPQPRSYAFVLPKKVRRLGLSMALSHLQKEGKLFVVDSMQSEGKTAELSKRLKAFGLKKAVLIDANVNDKFNQASKNLPTFKYFPVEGLNVFDLLKYDAAVITKESVAKIVDRCSMEKA; from the coding sequence ATGGCAACAGTAAATGTACTTAACTGGAAAAAAGAAAAAGTAGGATCAATCGATCTTGCAGCTGATGTTTTCGAAACTCCTATTAAAAAAGAAGTTTTGCACACAGTAGTTCAATGGCAATTGGCTAGCCGTCGCCAAGGTACTCATATGACTAAAACAAAAGGTCTTGTGAGCGGTGGTGGTAAGAAGCCTTTCAAACAAAAAGGTACTGGTGGAGCTCGTCAAGGTTCTAGCCGTTCTATCTTGATGCCTGGTGGTGGTACTGCTTTCGGTCCTCAACCTCGCAGCTACGCGTTCGTACTTCCTAAAAAAGTTCGTCGCTTAGGTTTGAGCATGGCACTTTCTCACCTTCAAAAAGAAGGCAAGTTGTTCGTAGTAGACAGCATGCAATCTGAAGGTAAAACAGCTGAGTTGAGCAAACGTCTTAAAGCGTTTGGCTTGAAAAAAGCAGTTTTGATCGATGCAAATGTTAACGACAAGTTCAATCAAGCTTCAAAAAATCTTCCAACATTCAAATACTTCCCAGTTGAAGGTTTGAACGTGTTTGATCTTTTGAAATACGATGCTGCAGTTATCACTAAAGAATCTGTAGCTAAAATCGTAGATCGCTGCTCAATGGAGAAAGCGTAA
- the rpmC gene encoding 50S ribosomal protein L29, which yields MKFVEIKDLSVTELKKKRAALSEELFQARIKNSIGQLSNPIEIRDLRRSIAKINTAIVKKVAR from the coding sequence ATGAAGTTCGTAGAGATTAAAGATCTTTCTGTAACTGAATTGAAAAAGAAAAGAGCAGCTCTTTCTGAAGAGTTGTTCCAAGCTCGTATCAAGAACTCAATTGGTCAACTTTCTAATCCAATTGAAATTCGTGATCTTCGTCGTTCAATCGCGAAAATCAATACAGCAATCGTAAAGAAAGTAGCGAGGTAG
- the rpsH gene encoding 30S ribosomal protein S8 gives MDTISQFLTIIRNAGAAKHEKVDLPASKVRAGIAQILVNEGLIRSFKVAKDSKQGIMRVYLKYDEAGGHAINSIDRVSRPGRRVYVKSDKIPQVRSGMGMSIISTSKGILSGKQAAEQNLGGELLATLW, from the coding sequence ATGGATACAATTTCTCAGTTCCTTACAATCATTAGAAATGCTGGAGCAGCAAAACACGAAAAAGTGGATTTGCCTGCTTCTAAAGTTCGCGCTGGTATCGCTCAGATCCTTGTTAATGAAGGTCTTATCCGCAGCTTCAAAGTTGCGAAAGATTCTAAACAAGGCATCATGCGTGTTTACTTGAAGTACGATGAAGCTGGTGGCCACGCTATCAACTCTATCGACCGTGTAAGCCGTCCAGGCAGACGTGTATATGTTAAATCAGATAAAATTCCTCAAGTTCGTTCTGGTATGGGTATGTCCATCATCAGCACAAGCAAAGGGATCTTGAGCGGTAAGCAAGCAGCTGAGCAAAATCTCGGCGGCGAATTGCTTGCAACACTTTGGTAG